The Halioglobus maricola genome segment TAGTTGAATGTTACGCCTGTTTTCATCGTCCTGGACTCCCTTTTTCAGCCAAAGTCTGAATACTCAGCCGCCCCAATATATAAAACACTTGTATTAAAAATCCTAACTGAATAGCTTGTTAGGCCTGCCAAATGACGAGACGGACTAACAATATGAACGATAGCGATTCCGCTGCACTTTCACTGCCACCAGTATCTCAGATCGGCTTCGTTGTGCGCGACCTTGAACAGTCGATCGCCCGATACCAGCCCATCTTCGGCGAATTTGTGGAAATGTCGCCCGGTGAGATGGATTGGGAGTATCGGGGCAAGACTGAGCCAGCTGAACTGAAAATTGCTTTCGGCAAAAGTGGCGACGTGGAGATCGAGTTAATCGAGTGGGTTTCCGGCGAGTGTCCGCACAAGGAATTTATTGAGGCGGGCCATGAGGGGATGCAGCACCTCCGTTTCCTGGTCGATGATGTCGACGCCAAAGTAAAGGAAGCTGAAGCCCTCGGTTATCAGCAGATCTGGTACAAACGCTTCGCCGAAGGCCTGGCGGCGTCCTACCTCGAGAAGGAAGGCGACCCGCTGATAGTGGAACTTTTTGAGAACAGCCACGGCTGAGTCGCATTGTATGGCTGAGACTATCCGCATATCTGATCTGGCTGCCCCGCGTTATACCGAGTTGCAGCAGTCCATTCGCGATTATGGAGAGACCCTGTCGGTCACCCTTGATGCTCAGGAGATTCTTGCCGAGGCGTCGGACGCGCTCGGGCTCGAGGACTGGGGCGCTCAGGACTTCCGGGAACGTCTCGAACTGCTGTGCAGTGAGTGGAGCAGTGACAGCGGCCTGAATGCGCTTGGCCGTTCCAGTTTGCGAGCCAAACTTTTGTTGTATGCTCGCAACCGCCTGCTGATCCAGGACTTACTGAAACGACATCCGGAGATACACGATGTTGAAATCAAGGCGCCAATTATTGTCGCGGGCCTGCCGCGCTCGGGCACAACGCATCTGCTGAACCTGATGGCCGCAGACAGGCGCCTGCGCGCTCTGCCTCTGTGGGAGTCCTACGAGCCAGTGCCTGTTCCCGGTGAAGAAATTCTGCCGGACGGTACCGACCCGCGGTACCAGCGCTGTGCCGACGCCTGGGCGATGACCTCGCAAACCTTGCCTTATCTCGCGGCGATGCATCCGATGGATCCGGACCATATCCACGAAGAATTGGAGCTGATGGGCCCGGATTACGCCTCGTACAATTTCGAATGGTTGTGCCAGTGCCCCCGCTGGCGGGATCACTACTACAGCAGCGATCAGACGCCGCATTATGAGTACATGAAGACCGTGCTCAAGATACTTACCTGGCAAGACGGCGACAACGGTGGCAATACACGATGGGTGCTCAAGTGCCCCCAGCATCTGGAACAGTTGCCGGTATTACACAAGGTGTTTCCGGACGCCACCATCGCGATCACGCACAGAGACCCGGTGTCTGTGATCCAGTCGGCCGCTACGATGGTTGCCTATGGCCAGCGGATGTCACGTGATGACATCGATCCCGCAGCAATCATCGACTATTGGTCCGATCGCATCCATCACTTGCTGGCGGCTTGTGCCAGAGACCGCGCCGAGCTGCCAGCGGAGCAAAGTATCGATGTCCCGTTCCACGAATTCATGGCGGATGACCTGGCCATGGTGCGCAGGATCTACGAGATCGCGAAGCTACCAATGACCGCAGAGGCCGAGCGTGATCTGAAATCGTTCATCGAAAACCATCCAAGGGGTAAACACGGCCGCGTGGTTTACGATTTGGCCGAGGATTTCGGAGTCGATCCCGCAGCGCTGAGAGAACGCTTTAACTTCTACTATGCTGCCTTTCCTGCCGCACCAGAGTCCTG includes the following:
- a CDS encoding sulfotransferase family protein; the encoded protein is MAETIRISDLAAPRYTELQQSIRDYGETLSVTLDAQEILAEASDALGLEDWGAQDFRERLELLCSEWSSDSGLNALGRSSLRAKLLLYARNRLLIQDLLKRHPEIHDVEIKAPIIVAGLPRSGTTHLLNLMAADRRLRALPLWESYEPVPVPGEEILPDGTDPRYQRCADAWAMTSQTLPYLAAMHPMDPDHIHEELELMGPDYASYNFEWLCQCPRWRDHYYSSDQTPHYEYMKTVLKILTWQDGDNGGNTRWVLKCPQHLEQLPVLHKVFPDATIAITHRDPVSVIQSAATMVAYGQRMSRDDIDPAAIIDYWSDRIHHLLAACARDRAELPAEQSIDVPFHEFMADDLAMVRRIYEIAKLPMTAEAERDLKSFIENHPRGKHGRVVYDLAEDFGVDPAALRERFNFYYAAFPAAPES
- a CDS encoding VOC family protein encodes the protein MNDSDSAALSLPPVSQIGFVVRDLEQSIARYQPIFGEFVEMSPGEMDWEYRGKTEPAELKIAFGKSGDVEIELIEWVSGECPHKEFIEAGHEGMQHLRFLVDDVDAKVKEAEALGYQQIWYKRFAEGLAASYLEKEGDPLIVELFENSHG